One genomic region from Gadus morhua chromosome 9, gadMor3.0, whole genome shotgun sequence encodes:
- the LOC115551495 gene encoding high choriolytic enzyme 2-like, translating into TRPASDRLSDRRCYSFVGRTGNSQTVSLSRQGCLYHNTVQHELLHALGFNHEQTRSDRDQHIRVLLQNVQSGMQHNFNKIATLNHVTPYDYNSVMHYHKYAFSKNNQPSMVPIPNQNAVIGKATQMSQNDITRLNSLYNC; encoded by the exons ACCCGGCCTGCCTCCGACCGCCTCTCTGATCGTAGGTGCTATTCCTTCGTGGGTCGCACCGGTAACTCCCAGACGGTGTCCCTGAGTCGTCAGGGCTGCCTGTACCACAACACTGTACAGCACGAGCTGCTGCACGCCCTGGGTTTCAACCATGAGCAGACCCGCTCTGACCGCGACCAGCACATCAGGGTGCTGCTGCAGAACGTCCAGTCGG gcatgCAGCACAACTTCAACAAGATCGCCACTCTGAACCATGTCACCCCCTACGACTACAACTCTGTCATGCACTACCACAA GTACGCCTTCTCCAAGAACAACCAGCCCAGTATGGTACCCATCCCCAACCAGAACGCCGTGATCGGCAAGGCCACCCAGATGAGCCAGAACGACATCACCAGGCTGAACAGTCTGTACAATTGCTGA